The following nucleotide sequence is from Calidithermus timidus DSM 17022.
CGCGAGCGGGGCCCCCACACCCAGCCGGTGCTGTGGGTGGCGGGCCTGGAGGAGGGGGGCGTGCCGGACTTCGGAAGTGCCGAGCGCGTCTACGAGCGCTACGTCCTGCTGCGGAGCTGGCTCGCGCTGCGCGGTCGCCAAGAGATCAGGCTTCCAGGCGACATCGACCCTCTGGTGCAGGAGGTGTACAGCGAGCCGCCGCCCCAGGGGCTTTCGGAGGCCTGGCGGGCGGCCCTCGAGCAGGCCCAGGTTTGCATGGACAAAAGGGAGTCCACAGACCGGGACGAGGCGTTTTACGCCCCCTTTGGGCAGCCCGATGAAACCAAATGGCTCGAGCCCCAAACTTTCCCTAAACTCCCCGACGACGAACCCAACCCCGACGACGACCCCGACCTGCTCCACACCCGCAAGGGCAGCCCCAGCGCCACGGTGGTGCTGTTGCATAAGGTAGGAGGCCAGCTGTGCCTCGATGAAAGCGGAAAGGAGGCGGTGAGCGTCGCCAGCAAGCTCGAGCTTTCCGAAGCCAAGCGGCTCTTTGCCCGCTCGGTCAAGCTGAGCCGGCACGAGCTGACGCGAAACGACTTCCAGGCGCTGAAGGAGCACCGGAAAGCCCACGGCCTACCTGAAAAGCCCTGGAGCCAAACCCCGCTGCTGGCCCACGCCCATCCGGTGGTACTGGAGGGGGGGCGGGCTGTGTTGGGAGAACTCGAGCTCGAGCTCCACCCCGAGCTAGGGATTGTTTACAGGAGGTAAGCTTTGTCCACGTTCAACCTGATCACCCAACCCTGGATCCCCGTGCGGGAAGGAAGCGCGCTGAAGCTCGTGGGTTTGGAAGAAGCCCTGCTCGAGGCCCGGCGTTTCAGCCGCATCGAAGACCCCAGCCCGCTCGTAACCGCCGCGCTGCACCGCCTGCTGCTGGCCATCTTGCACCGGGCGCTGGAGGGCCCAGAAGACGCCTACGTGGCGGCGAAGTGGTTCAGCGAGGGCTTTGACGCCCAGAAAATCCGGGATTATCTGGCCCAACACCAAGACCGCTTCGACCTCTTCCATCCCCAAAAGCCCTTCTACCAGGTGCCCGACTTCACCCTCGAGCACTCCCGCCGCTCCTGGACGGTGCTGGCCCCCGAGCTCAACTCCGACAACAACAAGGTGCTCTTCGACCACACCGTCACCTCGAGGCCGCCGGCTACACCTACCCCTCCGAGGCCGCGCGCTTGCTGGTGGCCAACCAGACCTTTGCCCTCTCTGCGGGCAAGAGTGTGCTTTGCCACACCACCAGCGCCCCCGTGGCGACGGCAGCGCTGGTGGTGGTGCTGGGCGAGAACCTGCACCAGACGCTGTGCTTGAACCTGGTGAGCTACTCCAAAGACGAATACGCACGCGATTTCGCCACCTGGGAGCAAGCGCCCCTGCGGGTGGCCGACCTGAAAAACTGCAAGGCCGCCAAGGCCACCCCCAAAGGCATCGTCCACCGCTACACCTGGCTCTCGCGCGCGGTGCGCCTCGAGCCCGAAACCTTGAACAGCCAGACGGACGATCCCCTGTTGGGACAGAGCACTCGCGTGCCTGTTCACCAAACGGTGGTGCGCTGGGTCGCCTACGCCTCGGGGGTTCGCTACGAGGAAGCCGCGGTGCGCCCCGACCCCATGGTGGCCTTCCGCCTCGACCCCAAGGACCCGGCGAAGCTGTACCCGCTCGGTTTCCGCGAGGGACGGGCGCTCTGGCGGGACTTCGCCTCGCTCTTGCCCAGGCCCGGCTCCGAATACGGCCTGGGGGTGGTGGAGCACGCCCGCAACCTTTACAGGGCATTGGGCGCCCGGTTCAGGAGGCGGAGCCTTCCGGTAATGGTCGCAGGCTTGGCCAACGACCAGGCCAAGATCGAGCTATGGCGGGGCGAGGTCTACCGGCTGCCCGAGGCCATCCTAAGCGACAAAGACGTTTGGCGCTTTGTGGAGGAGAACCTGGAGCGGGCCGAAGAGATGGGAAGGGCCCTGAACGGGGCGGCCTTTGCCCTGGCCAAAGAGCTCCTGAGCCAGGGGGATCGGCAACCCAGCAAGGA
It contains:
- a CDS encoding type I-E CRISPR-associated protein Cse1/CasA, with product MANQTFALSAGKSVLCHTTSAPVATAALVVVLGENLHQTLCLNLVSYSKDEYARDFATWEQAPLRVADLKNCKAAKATPKGIVHRYTWLSRAVRLEPETLNSQTDDPLLGQSTRVPVHQTVVRWVAYASGVRYEEAAVRPDPMVAFRLDPKDPAKLYPLGFREGRALWRDFASLLPRPGSEYGLGVVEHARNLYRALGARFRRRSLPVMVAGLANDQAKIELWRGEVYRLPEAILSDKDVWRFVEENLERAEEMGRALNGAAFALAKELLSQGDRQPSKDDVNKLVRSFPHQIAYWSALETQFAAWIEQLGLDFEQHQPRLEQAWQETLRREALRAWRLTVLAAGDDARALRAVHKSEGILLSKLPSLRKEAIGASTD